A single region of the Microlunatus panaciterrae genome encodes:
- a CDS encoding VOC family protein encodes MGAYIRNIVIEGPDARALATFYAELLGMKIIREDWLVVAKDEESFPRLAFDENPDYQPPRWPDPAYPQQMHLDLHVDDPEKAQEVALRLGATRLPDLGGSCPVFADPAGHPFCLCGAGQ; translated from the coding sequence ATGGGCGCATACATCCGCAATATCGTCATCGAGGGCCCTGACGCTCGGGCACTCGCCACCTTCTACGCCGAACTGCTGGGGATGAAGATCATCCGCGAAGACTGGCTGGTCGTCGCCAAGGACGAGGAAAGCTTCCCGCGTCTCGCCTTCGACGAGAACCCCGACTACCAACCGCCGCGTTGGCCGGATCCCGCCTACCCGCAGCAGATGCATCTCGATCTGCACGTCGACGATCCCGAGAAGGCTCAGGAGGTCGCGCTGCGGCTGGGTGCGACTCGACTTCCCGACCTGGGTGGCAGTTGCCCGGTCTTCGCAGACCCGGCGGGCCACCCTTTCTGCCTCTGCGGTGCCGGCCAGTAA
- a CDS encoding DUF1643 domain-containing protein yields the protein MRGGASTGSGGIGGWHGSATFSPCRTYRYALTRTWGVAGDGVGRVLPFILLNPSTATESVLDPTVRRCVSFAARLGYDGVTIVNLFAYRATEPRELKLHSDPIGPDNDENIRTIAGTAEQVVLGWGREGSYLGRDQAVLSLLGDVQLYRLGSATKTGAPRHPLYLPGDSPLVRHRGA from the coding sequence GTGCGTGGTGGCGCTTCGACGGGCTCAGGTGGCATCGGCGGTTGGCACGGGTCCGCGACCTTCTCCCCATGCCGGACCTACCGCTACGCCCTGACCCGGACCTGGGGTGTGGCCGGCGACGGGGTTGGCCGGGTGCTTCCGTTCATCCTCTTGAACCCGTCGACGGCGACGGAGTCGGTGCTGGATCCGACAGTCCGACGTTGCGTCTCCTTCGCCGCCCGGCTCGGTTATGACGGTGTCACCATCGTGAACCTCTTCGCCTATCGGGCCACGGAGCCACGCGAGCTGAAGTTGCATTCCGATCCGATCGGGCCGGACAACGACGAGAACATCCGCACGATAGCCGGCACCGCTGAGCAGGTAGTGCTCGGCTGGGGTCGTGAGGGCAGTTATCTTGGCCGCGATCAGGCCGTGCTGTCCCTGCTCGGTGATGTCCAGCTCTACCGGCTGGGCTCGGCCACCAAGACCGGGGCTCCACGGCATCCGCTCTACCTGCCGGGCGACAGTCCACTCGTTCGCCATCGTGGGGCGTAA
- a CDS encoding toll/interleukin-1 receptor domain-containing protein has translation MISYANQDRAAVEALAADIDRAHLDVWMDRELTGGQIWWDTILEQIRSCTLFIFALSPDSLRSRACASELDYAIQLRRPVLPVMVNNVAVQLAPPSVANAQIVDYRVRSVEAAIALVSAVASRPAPPALPNPLPAPPAAPISYMNTFREAIEAQSLPFKDQVHLVAELRIYLDDPVDREVAAQLLARLRRRPDVAESVGREIDRLLNPDPEKSPPRRHARERASPLDADPGRGSADRTGTAQVPGTRPISESAERSAPRQPTQWRIHLMSLGLVLVIIWDVLSVGYPTGPIVFVAAAIGGICLAAWTLRRAGRRAETRGLRKAALIWGAIWVAVALFILIAFLVNS, from the coding sequence ATGATCAGTTATGCGAACCAGGATCGTGCCGCGGTCGAGGCCCTTGCCGCCGACATCGATCGTGCACACCTGGACGTCTGGATGGACCGCGAGCTGACCGGCGGGCAGATCTGGTGGGACACCATCCTGGAGCAGATCCGGTCCTGCACGCTGTTCATCTTCGCCCTGAGCCCGGACTCGCTGCGTTCGCGCGCCTGCGCGTCGGAGTTGGATTATGCGATCCAGTTGCGAAGACCGGTATTGCCGGTGATGGTCAACAACGTGGCGGTGCAACTCGCGCCTCCATCGGTCGCAAACGCCCAGATCGTCGACTATCGGGTGCGATCAGTCGAGGCTGCCATCGCTCTGGTCAGCGCCGTCGCCTCGCGTCCTGCACCCCCGGCGCTACCTAATCCTCTGCCTGCACCACCCGCCGCACCCATCTCGTACATGAACACCTTCCGAGAGGCCATTGAGGCTCAGTCCCTGCCTTTCAAGGATCAGGTGCATCTGGTGGCCGAGCTCAGGATCTATCTCGACGACCCGGTGGATCGGGAGGTCGCCGCGCAGTTGCTTGCACGTCTTCGGCGACGACCTGACGTCGCCGAGAGCGTCGGACGTGAGATCGACCGGTTGCTGAACCCGGACCCAGAGAAGTCCCCACCGAGAAGACATGCCCGAGAGCGCGCGTCCCCTCTCGACGCAGATCCTGGCCGTGGATCTGCAGACAGGACTGGAACTGCACAAGTGCCGGGGACCCGGCCGATATCAGAATCCGCGGAGAGGTCTGCACCGAGGCAACCGACCCAGTGGCGGATCCACCTGATGTCGCTCGGACTGGTGCTGGTCATCATCTGGGATGTATTGAGCGTCGGCTACCCCACCGGACCGATTGTCTTTGTCGCGGCAGCCATCGGCGGAATCTGCCTCGCAGCGTGGACGCTGAGACGCGCCGGGCGTCGAGCCGAAACTCGCGGCCTACGCAAAGCCGCCCTCATCTGGGGAGCCATCTGGGTCGCGGTTGCGCTCTTCATCCTGATTGCCTTTCTCGTGAACAGCTGA
- a CDS encoding DUF1206 domain-containing protein translates to MTSDVRGTTKQAGAKLQQNKGYRVLVAVGLISYGLVHLLITWIAVQLAWFGRKGDVSSQGALGELAKQPFGFVLLWVAAIGFFTLVPWQAIEAATGHRDKQGARRVRRRIGSAGRSIVYLALGISAAGFALGSRAHSGTSQRTLTSRLMGAPFGQLLVIILGAAVIGVGIYLVVKGVQQKFRDDLRGGVGKAAIRLGIVGYVAKGIVLVVIGLLFGYAAITHDPKKAGGMDTALKILRQQAFGPALLTIMALGIACFGLFCFVWARNAKHDTI, encoded by the coding sequence ATGACATCTGACGTTCGCGGCACCACCAAGCAGGCGGGTGCGAAGCTGCAGCAGAACAAGGGCTATCGCGTACTCGTGGCGGTCGGCCTGATCAGCTATGGGCTGGTGCACCTGCTGATCACCTGGATCGCCGTTCAGCTTGCCTGGTTCGGGCGAAAGGGTGACGTCTCCAGCCAGGGCGCCCTCGGGGAGCTGGCGAAGCAGCCCTTCGGGTTCGTCCTGCTCTGGGTGGCGGCCATCGGCTTCTTCACGCTCGTGCCGTGGCAGGCGATCGAGGCCGCAACGGGACACCGTGACAAGCAGGGCGCCCGACGCGTGCGACGCCGGATCGGCTCCGCCGGACGCTCCATCGTCTATCTGGCGCTGGGGATCAGTGCTGCAGGTTTTGCGCTGGGGTCGCGGGCGCACTCGGGAACGAGTCAGCGGACGCTGACGTCGAGGCTGATGGGGGCGCCGTTCGGGCAGCTGCTGGTGATCATCCTGGGGGCTGCCGTGATCGGCGTCGGCATTTATCTTGTCGTCAAGGGGGTCCAGCAGAAGTTCAGGGATGACCTGCGTGGGGGCGTGGGCAAGGCTGCCATCCGGCTCGGCATTGTGGGTTACGTCGCCAAGGGCATCGTCCTGGTCGTCATCGGTCTGCTGTTCGGCTATGCCGCCATCACCCACGACCCCAAGAAGGCCGGCGGGATGGATACGGCGCTGAAGATCTTGCGGCAACAGGCATTCGGGCCGGCCTTGTTGACCATCATGGCGCTCGGCATCGCCTGCTTCGGACTCTTCTGCTTCGTCTGGGCGCGCAACGCCAAGCACGACACCATCTGA
- a CDS encoding YczE/YyaS/YitT family protein — translation MPFTLKAGPRYDLPKMTPIEQLRAGRLARRLPQLFFGLFLFGFSMAMMVQAGLGLDPWDVLHQGLARFVPLSFGTITIGVGVIVLLLWIPLRQWPGFGTVANAIVVGLAADFGLAVLPAPESMTVRITFMLLAIVLNGLAGAIYIGSQLGPGPRDGLMTGLAARTSGSLRLIRTSIEVSVLVIGFLLGGTVGVGTVLYAVGIGPLVQFFLPLVAVRVERPTRLGATNAAATALESA, via the coding sequence ATGCCGTTCACGTTGAAAGCTGGGCCCCGCTACGACCTGCCCAAGATGACGCCGATAGAGCAGCTGCGTGCCGGTCGGCTGGCGCGCAGGCTGCCGCAGCTGTTCTTCGGGCTGTTCCTGTTCGGTTTCTCGATGGCGATGATGGTCCAGGCGGGGCTCGGTCTGGACCCGTGGGACGTGCTGCACCAGGGCCTGGCCCGGTTCGTACCGTTGAGCTTCGGCACCATCACCATCGGCGTCGGGGTGATCGTGTTGCTGCTCTGGATACCGCTGCGGCAGTGGCCTGGCTTCGGGACCGTCGCCAATGCCATCGTGGTCGGCCTGGCCGCCGACTTCGGCCTCGCCGTCCTCCCCGCGCCGGAATCGATGACCGTCCGCATCACTTTCATGCTGCTGGCTATCGTGCTGAACGGACTCGCCGGCGCGATCTACATCGGAAGCCAGCTGGGTCCGGGTCCGCGGGACGGGCTGATGACAGGGCTGGCTGCACGCACCTCCGGGAGTCTCCGACTGATCCGGACCAGCATCGAAGTCTCCGTGCTCGTGATCGGCTTCCTGCTCGGCGGCACCGTGGGTGTCGGGACCGTGCTGTACGCGGTGGGAATCGGCCCGCTGGTGCAGTTCTTCCTCCCGCTGGTGGCCGTCCGAGTCGAACGCCCGACGCGCCTTGGTGCGACGAATGCTGCAGCTACTGCGCTGGAGTCGGCCTAG